The DNA window CAACCGGTGCTGCAACGCGCCGGAGACGATCTGCGAATCGACTGGGGCTATGGGTACCTGGCGGCGCCGGCTCGGCCAGGCGTGCGCGTGGTCGGCGGCCAGGGAAGCCAACTGCGCCGGAGTTTCCTCGGTGACGGGACCGTTCAGGCACCGGCGGGTCCGCTGGCCGCGACGCCCGTGGCCAAGTCGCGGCTCGCGATGGCGGCAGTCTGGGATCTGGGCTCGGTGCAGCGCGGGTCCGCCGCGTCGTGCTGGGGCATGCTGGCTTACGACGATGTTTTCTCGATCCGGTACTTCTCGCAGGACCTGCGGGCGTACTGGCGCCGCAACGGGGCGACCATGGACACGGTGCTCGTCGCGGCTGCGCGCGAACGGGACGAGCTCGATGCCGAGTCGGAGGCCTTCGACCGGGAGCTGATGCAGGATCTCGAGCGCGCGGGCGGACCGAGGTACGCCGCCATCGGAGCGCTCGCATTCCGGCAGACGTTCGCCTCGACGAAACTCGCGGCTGACACGAACGGCCAGCCGCTGCTCTTTCCGAAGGAGCATTTCAGCGGCGGGTTCATCGCCACCGTCGATGTCATCTATCCGATGGCGCCGCAGTATCTGCTTTTCGGACCCGCCCTGACGAAGGCGATGCTCGTCCCGATTCTCGACTACGCCAAATCCCCTCGGTGGACGTTCCCCTTCGCTCCGCACGACCTCGGCAAGTACCCGCAGGCGACCGGGCCGGTGTACGGCGGCGGGGAGAAGACCGAGACGAACCAGATGCCGGTCGAGGAGTCCGGCAACATGCTGATCCTGGTCGCGGCGGTCGCCCAGGCGGAAGGGCACGCCGGCTTCGCGGAGCGTTACTGGCCCTTGCTCGTGAAATGGGCGGAGTATCTCAGTGCGAAAGGGTTCGATCCCGAGAATCAGCTGTGCACGGACGATTTCGCGGGCCATCTCGCCCACAACGTGAATCTGTCCGCGAAAACGATCATCGCGCTTGGTGCCTTCGCCCGGCTGGCGGAGCTTCACGGTGACGGCGCTCTCGCGAAGGAGTACCGCACGCTGGCGGAGCAGTTCGCTGCCAGGTGGACCAAAGAGTCCGACGACGGCGACCATTCCCGACTCGCCTTCGATCGGCCCGGCACGTGGAGCCAGAAGTACAACCTGGTGTGGGATCGGCTGCTTGGTCTGAACCTCTTTCCATCGGCGGTCGCGAAGAAGGAAATGGCGTTCTACCTTCGCACGCAACACCAGTTCGGGCTCCCGCTCGACAACCGGAGCCTCTACACGAAGCTCGACTGGACGTTGTGGTCCGCCACGTTGACCGGGGTGCAGGCCGACTTCGAGGCGTTGACCGATCGGGTCTTCACCTTCCTGAACAAAACGCCGCAGCGTGTGCCGATGACGGACTGGTTCTGGACCCACGATGCGACGAAGGTGAATTTCCAGGCGAGGCCGGTGGTTGGCGGCATCTTTCTGCGCTTGCTCTACGACCGCCCGGTGTGGCGGAAGTGGGCCGATCGCGGTGGACGGTGACGACCGTCGACCAGGAGCCGAGCGTGGTCTCTCGGGGTCGTCCGGCTCCCGCCGATACGCAGGCGACCGGTCGAAACGCGGTGTCTGGGGCCGCAAGTAGCACAGTCGTCGGCATATCGCCTGCGGTTTTGCGGTGGCACGTGTGAGATCAACTGCATCCAAGCGTTGATGACAGGCTGACGGTGGATTCGGCCGGCAGCCACATTCCAATCGAGGAGGTTCGTTCCATGGGTCCGAAACGCGAGAACGTGACGAGGTTGGCGCTGCTCTTCGCCTGGTGTCTGTTGTTGCCGGTCGGAGCAGCGAGCGCGCAGACGGTCGTGCGGTCGTTCGACGGTGACAAGGGCTTGCCGCTCGATGCGTGCAAGGCGAACGACAGCTGGTGTGGGAGGCAGCCGGAACTGAACGTGGCGGCCAACGGCAAGCAGGTCGTGCAGGTGACGCGGCAGAATGTCCGTACGTACGACTACACCGGCAAGCTGCTACAGTCCACGCCGCTCGCCATCCTCATCCGCAACGCCGGCCTAAACCCAATGACGAACGGGGGCAAAGGTCCGTTCGAGCCTCACGTGGTCTTCGACGAGTTCATCGGACGGTGGCTGATCAGCGCGTCATGCGCGAACGACTGCCTGCTCGTGAGCGCCTCCGCGGACTCGCTGGGCAAGTGGGGAGGCATCTATCCGTCCTGTCTGGAAGGCGGTCCCTGTCTTCCGAACAATCCCAGCATCAAGCTCGGCTACGACAAGAACGGCGTGTACTACTGCGACGGCCACCCGGGCGACACCAACCCGCTCACCGGTGGAGGCGTCGCCTGGGACTGTTTCGCGCTGCCGTCCGAAGAAGTGAAGACCATCGCCGACGGCCAGGCACCCGCCCATCTCAATCGCGGCCACAACATGCCGCTCGATGTCGTCCCGGCGATCGACCAAAACCCCGACAAGGCGCCCAACGCGCCGGCGTTCTTCATGAACAAGAGCTGCAAGGGCGCCTCTTGCCAGAGGGTCGGCAACGACGCGTTCACCTGGGTGGTGAACACGTTCACGTGGAACGGGCGAACCGGCACCTACAACGCCATCGGGCCCCAGCAGTCGGTGAAGACCGACGTTGGTTCCACGGCCAACACGTGGCTGTACAACACGCCGTGTTGCGGAACCGACATGTCCATCGCGCAGGCGGGAAGCCCCGTCACGCTTCGCGCCGCCGGCAGCCACCGCGTGATGAACGTGTTGCAGGCCGGCTCGCACCTCCACGGCGTCCTCGGCTCCGGCCCGTGCACCAAGGACTGCGGACCACAGGGGACCGACACGAACAACCTGATGTTCTACGTGGACCTCGATTGTTCGAAGCCGACCGCCTGCGTGGTCGCGCAAACGGCAAAGATCTCCGGCGCGGACTTCAACGCCGAGTTCGGCACGGTGGGTGTCGATGCGGCCGGCAACGTGGGCATCGTCGCGTCGTCATCGACGGCGACGACCAACCTCGGCGTGTTCCTCTGGTCGCGCAAGAAGACGGATCCGCCGAACACGTTCAGCGGGCCGATGACCATCGTCGCCGGCACGAAACCATACGCCTGCATCGGCGACAAGAACCTCGAGCCCATGGGCAATACCGTCGGCATTCTCACGACGCGCGATCCGCTCGACGCCACCAAGTTGTGGACGACCGCGCAGTGGCAGGGCGACGCGACGCCGTGTGGGTTCAACACGCGGATCCTCCAGTACCAGATCGCGCCGGCGCCGGCGAAGCCGGCCGCCTCGTCGAAGGGCATCAAGTAGGTCTGTGCCGGGACCGAGAGGCGCGAGGTTGGACCGTCGAAGATCGGCGCACACCCGGAACCGGCGGGCATACAACGAATGGACCTGGGAAACGGCTGGACGGGTGAACCGTCGGCAGACAGTGGAAGAACGTGAGCGCGTGTGCGCAATTCGCGGCTTGATGCCTGATCGTCGATGTCTACGACCACAACGGCACGCTGCTGAAGGCGACATCGATGCAGACCGTCGAGTACGAACCGCATCGCTTCACATGGCGCTTGAGCGACTTCCGGTTGACGCTGGCCGACGGGAAGAAGATCGACGCGCTGCGCAAGCGGTACAAGGCATAGCTGTGGGACGGGGAGTACCGCGACACGGTCGGAGCAACGCTCGAGGCAGACGGGTCGTGCAAGCCGGTCATTGCGAAGGCTGGCTTGCCCAATCCCGGTTCCCTGGTGATGGCGACACCCGAGAATCCCGAGGCGGTGCCGACCTCCGGGGTCGTGACGGTTCCGCCACGATCGGTCGCTGTCGTGATGGAGTAGTGAACGCGCTTTGAATTGATTTCGAGAGGTCCGGTCATGATGAACCGGGTGGAGACGGCGCAAGACTTCTCGCGGCGGCGCTCGTGGTTTGCGCGCTCAACACAGCGACGGCACGAGCCCCCACGCATCTGGGGCATCGAGCCTCGCGACCGCCGACCACGAGGGCCGTCCACGTCGCGTCGGCCGAGGCGGGCTGGTCGCAATCTCTTGGTCCGGCCGAGTGGAACCCGTTGGCTCCATCGTCGCGAGAATGTGAGCGCCTGAGGCGGTACCGTCCGGCTCGCGCGGCCGATCGACGCCCACACCAACGCGTCGTCTGACGGCCGAGCCGGCCGGCCTCTCCAGTCGGTCTTTTCCCCGATTTTTTCCCCTATTGCGACAGTTGCCCGCGCGGGGCTACGCTGATCGGGTTTGGGAACCAGCCATCGCCGAACCAGTTTCGCTTGAACGACGTTCATCGAACCGCTGGGTTCGGTTTCAGCTCCTGATGACGGTGGCGACGGCCAGGGTGGCTCCGTCGCCTCTGCACGGGGCAGGACGCGGGGAGGAGGCTGCATGCGCAAGCTGAAGTGGGTCTTCGGAGCGCTCTTGTTGACCGCCGTGCCCTCGACGTGGGCCGCCGCACAGTCGCAGATCACAACCGGCGTGATTCAGGGGATCGTCGTCGACACGTCGGGAGCCGTCGTCCCTGGTGCGGACGTCGAGGCTCGCAATGCCGACACGAACCTGACACGCAACACCGTCACGGACACGGCCGGCCGGTTCGTCCTGCTGCAGTTGCCGTCGGGTCGGTACCGGGTGACCTTCAAGTTGTCGGGGTTCGCGACGCTGGTCCAGCAGAATGTCGCGGTGACAGTCGGCCAATCGGTCACGCTGAATTCCACGATGAAGGTCTCAGGCGTCGCAGAAACGGTGACGGTCACGACCGAAGCGCCAACCGTCGAAACCACCAGATCGGCCGCCGCATCCACCCTGAATCAGACGACGGTCGAGACGACACCGATTCTCGGACGCAAGTTCGAGGACCTGCTGACGCTGACACCCGGCGTCAGCGTCGTCCAGGGGCCGGACGGCGACGAGATCACGTTCGCCGGGCAGCGCGGCGTGTTCAACAACA is part of the Vicinamibacterales bacterium genome and encodes:
- a CDS encoding DUF4965 domain-containing protein — translated: MRGRFSRNIVWTACAVVAGLSTSVSAAAAGPPPAPLLRPPAVPLVVHDPYFSIWSPADRLTDDATMHWTGKPQPLTSLIRVDGVPYRLMGVSQGARTTAALLQKSVIVHPTRTVYTFANAQIQVTLTFLTPSLPSNLDLLSRPVTYLMWQVASADGASHRVQVYVDCGAEIAVDTPEQAVGLDYPVISGLQVARIGTPDQPVLQRAGDDLRIDWGYGYLAAPARPGVRVVGGQGSQLRRSFLGDGTVQAPAGPLAATPVAKSRLAMAAVWDLGSVQRGSAASCWGMLAYDDVFSIRYFSQDLRAYWRRNGATMDTVLVAAARERDELDAESEAFDRELMQDLERAGGPRYAAIGALAFRQTFASTKLAADTNGQPLLFPKEHFSGGFIATVDVIYPMAPQYLLFGPALTKAMLVPILDYAKSPRWTFPFAPHDLGKYPQATGPVYGGGEKTETNQMPVEESGNMLILVAAVAQAEGHAGFAERYWPLLVKWAEYLSAKGFDPENQLCTDDFAGHLAHNVNLSAKTIIALGAFARLAELHGDGALAKEYRTLAEQFAARWTKESDDGDHSRLAFDRPGTWSQKYNLVWDRLLGLNLFPSAVAKKEMAFYLRTQHQFGLPLDNRSLYTKLDWTLWSATLTGVQADFEALTDRVFTFLNKTPQRVPMTDWFWTHDATKVNFQARPVVGGIFLRLLYDRPVWRKWADRGGR